The following nucleotide sequence is from Pithys albifrons albifrons isolate INPA30051 chromosome 2, PitAlb_v1, whole genome shotgun sequence.
aagtgcaggaattttccatctcggctgacaaaagcacaggagcccaggattcacctcacccccaggacgggaaagcacccaccgagctgcaCGCAGAGTATTTGTCCGTGCATGGAGCgccactgaggcccagcccagtccagcccctgccccgcggccccggcactcacgatcttggcggcggcgctgcgggcgatggtgccggcgccgcgctccaggaacgcctctggagcagccgcaccggcggcgggatattccccgcgcgctcccgcggcaccggctgcggcaagtgcgggaaaacagcgccatgaacgaacacgggatgtggcatcgagcaggagaggcagcactggcGACAGCGCTtcgtactccgcgcatgcgcagtagcgactgcgaactgtactccgcgcgtgcgcagtagcgactgcgctctgtactccgcgcgtgcgcaaACCCGACAaagttccgtactccgcgcgtgcgcagtagcgacaaagCACCGTAatccgcgcgtgcgcagtagcgactgcgcgctgtactccgcgcgtgcgcagtagcgacgaagctccgtactccgcgcgtgcgcagtagcgaaGAGGctccgtactccgcgcatgcgcagtagcgacagcgctctgtactccgcgcgtgcgcagtagcgactgcgctctgtactccgcgcgtgcgcagtagcgactgcgctctgtactccgcgcgtgcgcagtagtgacaaagttccgtactccgcgcgtgcgcagtagcgacggcgctctgtactccgcgcgtgcgcagtagcgaccgagccccctctgcccaaacgccggttcgaatcccgccctcggcCGCCCCCTCTCCCTCGCCTAcgccgcctggcggacacggTCGGGAACTGCAGCGCACTCCAGCACCCTGCGTGGTGCCCCGCGTGTCGCCGCGGAgggggcagcagccctggagggctctgctggtCCCGCCATGGTCTGAGGGGCGGCACCAGCCGGACTGGGACAGCCAGGGTGGGTCTTGTCACGGCCGCGCCGCTTCTCTCGCACGTACGTTCCGCCTCCTGGCACGGGAccctgtcccccccccccctccgtCACGTATTTCCCGCCTCTCCAGCAGGGGCTTTTCCCGCCCCTCCCCTCAGCTGCGCTGCCCCGCCCACCGTGAGGGGCTCAAGGAACGGAGAGGCGAGGCGCCATTTTACGCCGATGCGGGGGGCACGGGGCGCAGAGCGGTCGTGTCGGAGAGCACTGAGGTGTCTGTGGCGTTACTGAGGGGAGAGGTCAGGTATGGCACAGCCTCAAAGCGATGTAAAGCCAAGGGAACcgtgggggcagagctgggacatgttttgaggggaaaaggcGAGGTAAAGTGTTAAGAGTCGTCCCCGGTGAGTGCGTGAGGGAGCCGCGGATTCCCGCCCCCACCCCTCCCGCCGctcggggcaggggcggggggCAGAGGCGGGTCCCGCCCGCCGCTCCGGGAGGCACAGGCGGGTCCCCGCCGCTCcgggagggagaaggggtgtCCCCCAcgctcctggggggctgtgagggctacACGGACAGCGACAGGTGCCGTGAGGGCGGTGGGGGA
It contains:
- the LOC139668531 gene encoding uncharacterized protein, which produces MAGPAEPSRAAAPSAATRGAPRRVLECAAVPDRVRQAAAQSLLRTRGVQSAVATAHARSTEPLRYCARAEYGASSLLRTRGVQRAVATAHARITVLCRYCARAEYGTLSGLRTRGVQSAVATAHARSTVRSRYCACAEYEALSPVLPLLLDATSRVRSWRCFPALAAAGAAGARGEYPAAGAAAPEAFLERGAGTIARSAAAKIPGVLGGFLKLIALKASGPQGFDLLNSIMEHMPPESVDWYRKQVFILLFQRLPSSKPTKLIKRFLCCRPFLLGLFELPEDDTTPDKEHFIDTEDTPGYQTAFSQLAFAGKKEHDPVGQMVNNPRIQLAQSLHKLSTAYPGGGRWLGLCIPGLHSAEKKCLCENGLLLRFVNQQNEVCCRQKARSCCVFLFIGTWLL